GCCGTCGATCAGCCCGGCCATCGCTTTACCGGTATAAACCGGATCCAGCAAAATGCCTTCGAGACGCGCCAGCAGTTTGACCGCCTCCATGCCTTCGTCATTCGGCACGCCGTACCCCGGCGCGAAATAGTCGTCCCACAGCACAATATCGGCCCGCGCTTCCAGCTCCAGCGCCCCGGCGACGCCCTGCTGCAACGCCACGACTTTCGGCTTCTGCAACGCGACGCTTCGCGAAACCGTTACGCCGATAAGCTCGGCGTCGGGCATCCCCTGCTCCAGCCCGACGGCCAGCCCCGCGTGCGTGCCGGCGCTGCCGGAAGCCACCACCACGGAGGACGGTCGCACAATGCCTTCGCACTGCTGCACGATCTCAAGCGTGCTTTCGACATAGCCGAGCGCGCCCAGCACGTTCGAGCCGCCAACCGGAATGACATAAGGCCGGAAGCCCTGCGCTTCAAGGCGCACCGCCAGTTCGTCAAGCTGCTGGCCCGGCGCGTCCAGCGCGTCGCACATCTCCACCTGCACGTTAAAGAGATCCAGCAACAGCCGGTTTCCGTTCGTCAGATAGTTCTCTTCGCGGGTGGCGATCGGATTTTCCAGCAGCGCCACGCAGTGCAGGCCAAGACGCGCGGCGACCGCCGCCGTCTGGCGCACATGGTTAGACTGTATCGCGCCCGCGGTCACCAGCGTGTCGGCCCCTTCGCGCAGCGCCTGGGCTACAAGAAACTCCAGCTTGCGCAGCTTATTGCCGCCCATCGCCACCGGCATCGCGTCGTCGCGCTTGATAAAAATTTCGCGGCCCAGGTAGTCGGACAGGCGCGGCAGGAACTCCAGCGGCGTGGGCGCGCCGATAAGCTCAAGACGCGCAAAGCGGGTAAGATTATGCATGGTGAAACCTCATGCCAGTTCAGCGGTTAAACCGTCATTATGCAGCAATTTTTCGCAGGCATAAAAAAAGGCGCTGATATCAGCACCTTTTTTGCGCAACGAAACCCTTATTTGGTCACGTCCGCGCCAAACCACTTCTCAGAGATTTTCTTCAGCGTGCCATCTTTCTGCATCTCAGCGATGGCGCTGTCGACAGCCTTCACGAAGTCGTCGTTGCCTTTACGCACCGCGACGCCCGCTTCCTGACGAGAGAACGGCTCACCCGCCGCGGCCAGCGTATTGTTGGTTTTCTTCACCAGATCCAGCGCCGCCAGGCGGTCCACCAGAATGGCGTCAATGCGGCCTACGCGCAGGTCCTGATATTTGGTAGGGTCGTCGTCATAGGTGCGGATATCCACACCCTGCACGTTCTGGCGCAGCCACTCTTCGTAGTTGGTGCCAAGACCGACGCCCACTTTCTTGCCCTTGAGATCGGCGGCGGTTTTAATGCTTCCGGCGTTCTCTTTCTTCACCAGCGCCTGAATACCGGAAACGGTATACGGCGTTGAGAAATCATATTTTTTCTTGCGCTCGTCGGAAATAGTGACCTGGTTAATCACCACATCGATACGCTTAGAGTCCAGCGACGCCAGCATCCCGTCCCATTTGGTCGGCTTAAGGGAAGCTTTTACGCCCAGGTGCTTCGCGAGCGCCTCGGCGAACTCCACTTCAAAGCCAGTCAGCTTGCCGTCATCGCCCTGGAAGCTAAACGGCGGATAGGTGCCTTCCAGCCCCACCAGCAGCGTGCCGCGTTCTTTAACTTTATTCAGCAAATTTTCCGCAGCATAGGTTTTCACGCTCATGCCTGCTACCAGCGCGACCGCCATGACGCCCATGAGTGCCTGACGACCAAAAAGTGCAAGTTTCATAAGTACCCCGAATTAACGAAATTGAGTGCTAGTGTAAGTAGTTACGCAAAGAAATCAAAATCACTGTGCTACAACTTATGCTTTTTTAAT
This DNA window, taken from Cronobacter universalis NCTC 9529, encodes the following:
- the dcyD gene encoding D-cysteine desulfhydrase, which produces MHNLTRFARLELIGAPTPLEFLPRLSDYLGREIFIKRDDAMPVAMGGNKLRKLEFLVAQALREGADTLVTAGAIQSNHVRQTAAVAARLGLHCVALLENPIATREENYLTNGNRLLLDLFNVQVEMCDALDAPGQQLDELAVRLEAQGFRPYVIPVGGSNVLGALGYVESTLEIVQQCEGIVRPSSVVVASGSAGTHAGLAVGLEQGMPDAELIGVTVSRSVALQKPKVVALQQGVAGALELEARADIVLWDDYFAPGYGVPNDEGMEAVKLLARLEGILLDPVYTGKAMAGLIDGIAQNRFKDNGPILFIHTGGAPALFAYHPHV
- the tcyJ gene encoding cystine ABC transporter substrate-binding protein, giving the protein MKLALFGRQALMGVMAVALVAGMSVKTYAAENLLNKVKERGTLLVGLEGTYPPFSFQGDDGKLTGFEVEFAEALAKHLGVKASLKPTKWDGMLASLDSKRIDVVINQVTISDERKKKYDFSTPYTVSGIQALVKKENAGSIKTAADLKGKKVGVGLGTNYEEWLRQNVQGVDIRTYDDDPTKYQDLRVGRIDAILVDRLAALDLVKKTNNTLAAAGEPFSRQEAGVAVRKGNDDFVKAVDSAIAEMQKDGTLKKISEKWFGADVTK